The following are encoded in a window of Dictyostelium discoideum AX4 chromosome 6 chromosome, whole genome shotgun sequence genomic DNA:
- the mipA gene encoding hypothetical protein, with the protein MKTNKKRIYLIILLLFINFIKSEVINLTDLKQYEKYQTFTSTQTCGFQFNILVKDDSFSIDRIDLDNSAPKSLGQYTNFTRFSTNRSTNFILNFANVEFGVYENINFTTIVNGVKKEWFILPKFTCNKIDSTKLKVTTINKINVNQIFIGSKLSGVIKIEGFGNENYPYLLSPNPSTMYSIIKSSSSMDVAFFYVHTIDPISILSNGSNLNFTISFFESPSISFSFEADSINTNDGDISVEILSPPSPQQNGNYQLIGTHSSPYILIKALPNSIFSIRNNGTPEFISQQGVNEREVTYYFRLPIGGIFDSPSNKKLQNSTVIIGNREGNSIFSHTFSYFFFNLNATFKNHSWSSSSFINLYSQVTEISTMSTKVTQLNIILLNYIVDHPFGLINGNLKNCSIDISITPQPFYPYPTQISASIDGNQQIFYDSSDRRGEITKPQILDYSFTTLYDNYVLLIFSFTSSNPIYMVVIDGFNVFYINSIVSGKDSNGTFECIFQQKLFQEGGIASLALIDNGGIQSTFSIGQFYQLPSSTSNEQRIFTIPQFINEISFTNIKAINFKYNDINTTNVSYWNTMTLELINSSISIGEPVQILFYYSNYDDFESYDLKLFLYWNNDKKHWSNDFKLPANLITGNVNYIIITTDGNFLSSNMFSNDWQLRVYSESADLLGPVFSNILKLLPTIINTNGDISFGWNLTIYDPINGFNNGHVIVRGGIDNSIYKFYLSSKNGRMELGETHSIVMVVENVTISQEYRITEVLLIDNQNRKSEFKEAELDKSYNNPKRVNPFLYYLNDSKINSIQVETGAIYSTNNEIDDFIITNIDTYHFSESIDQVNQLRNVNISFTFNQTLISNSIKKNTFPIVYFSSAHFTEPIIKSISKFNNISNEYFVNVEIPLNFSYPHKIGISIYGIINNAGFFNGYSSQQMLDSTFYQHEIEPYNNPINVNPNLYKAILTNRNSKFIIIGRGFKKNLILSINIKLESTSHPFTNFTIISTTSIELLVNPNLFTHLSISLSATVVGGKETNEIVIIPIIPTPIQPPIPSLSPIPTSQPQKCQGNPECGGPTNGYCKIGVGCLCYSPFIGIDCTSKIIIVTPPIVNPSKPETTIDVPTQSNNTTGNNNVKSIISIVALRELNSVTGEEVKIHYFEKWIYTNVSETISHYQSNITNNGGGSMVTNVKAILQWFKNDENITFANQELIMHSSTMKYTIELSPYTFSNPLNNLQIVMSAQIQSSKENTCSDKEFGNTVIDNSNYIKLKVDKNSFYGRYIKRGIIDDRVVSITNEVLDSNFNIKDNENSVQSFIGISIGNFKKSVIIDPDFSILLEQNSATSICKQQSSNKSLTKSQLIGIIIGSVAMFIVILIIIGKLIYSSSKCLPIKILVYKIFRNKKH; encoded by the exons AtgaaaacaaataaaaagcgtatatatttaattattttattattatttataaattttattaaaagcgaggtaataaatttaacagatttaaaacaatatgAAAAATATCAAACTTTTACAAGTACCCAAACATGTGGAtttcaatttaatatattagtAAAAGATGATTCTTTTAGTATTGATCGTATTGACTTGGATAATAGTGCTCCAAAAAGTTTAGGTCAATATACCAATTTTACAAGATTTTCAACGAATAGATcaacaaattttatattaaattttgctAATGTAGAATTTGGTGTctatgaaaatattaattttaccacAATTGTAAATGGagttaaaaaagaatggttTATTCTTCCAAAATTCACCTGTAATa aaattgattcaacaaaattaaaagttacaacaataaataaaataaatgtgaATCAAATTTTTATAGGATCAAAATTGTCAGGTGTAATAAAGATTGAAGGTTTtggaaatgaaaattatcCTTATCTATTATCACCAAATCCAAGCACAAtgtattcaattattaaaagtagTTCAAGTATGGACGTTGCATTTTTCTATGTACATACTATCGATCCAATAAGTATTTTATCCAATGGTTCCAATTTGAATTTTacaatatcattttttgaatCACCAAGTATTAGTTTTAGTTTTGAAGCAGATTCTATTAATACCAATGATGGTGATATTAGTGTGGAGATtttatcaccaccatcaccacaacaaaatggaaattatcaattaattggcACACATTCTTCACCATACATATTAATTAAAGCATTGCCAAactcaatattttcaattagaAATAATGGAACTCCAGAGTTTATATCTCAACAAGGTGTAAATGAAAGAGAAGTTACATATTATTTTAGGCTACCAATAGGAGGTATTTTCGATTCTCCatctaataaaaaattacaaaatagTACAGTTATTATTGGGAATAGAGAAggaaattctatttttagtcATACTTTTtcttatttcttttttaatttaaacgcaacttttaaaaatcataGTTGGAGTTCTAGTTCATTTATTAACCTATATTCACAAGTTACTGAAATTTCAACAATGTCAACCAAAGTCAcacaattaaatataatactTTTAAACTACATTGTTGATCACCCATTTGGTTTAAtaaatggtaatttaaaaaattgttcaATAGATATATCGATTACTCCTCAACCTTTTTACCCTTACCCAACGCAAATATCGGCATCTATTGATGGAAATCAGCAAATATTTTACGACAGTTCAGATAGACGTGGGGAAATAACTAAACCTCAAATATTGGATTACTCATTCACAACTCTATATGATAATtatgtattattaatattttcttttacaTCTAGTAACCCTATTTATATGGTTGTTATTGATGGTTTTAAtgtattttatattaattcaattgtatCGGGGAAAGACTCAAATGGTACATTCGAATGTATATTTCAACAAAAATTATTCCAAGAAGGGGGCATTGCCTCATTGGCATTGATTGATAACGGCGGTATACAAAGTACATTTTCAATTGGACAATTCTATCAATTACCAAGTTCAACGAGTAATGAACAAAGAATATTCACAATTCcacaatttataaatgaaatttcatttacaaatattaaagctatcaattttaaatataatgataTAAATACAACAAATGTATCATATTGGAATACAATGActttagaattaattaattcatcaattaGTATAGGTGAACCAgtacaaattttattttattattcaaattatgatgattttgaatcatatgatttaaaattatttttatattggaataatgataaaaaacattggtcaaatgattttaaattaccagCTAATCTAATAACTGGAAATGTaaactatattattataacaaCCGATGGTAATTTCTTATCATCAAATATGTTTTCAAATGATTGGCAACTCCGTGTTTACTCTGAATCTGCTGATTTATTAGGTCCTGTATTTTCaaacattttaaaacttCTACCAACCATTATTAACACCAATGGAGATATTAGTTTTGGTTGGAATTTAACAATATATGATCCAATCAATGGATTTAATAATGGTCATGTCATAGTAAGAGGTGgaattgataattcaatttataaattctatTTATCTTCAAAAAATGGTAGAATGGAACTTGGTGAAACTCACTCAATTGTAATGGTAGTTGAAAATGTTACAATCTCACAAGAATATAGAATAACtgaagttttattaattgataaccAAAATAGAAAATCCGAATTTAAAGAAGCTGAATTAGATAAAAGTTATAATAATCCTAAAAGAGTTAATCCATtcctttattatttaaatgattcaaaaataaatagtattCAAGTTGAAACCGGTGCAATCTATtcaacaaataatgaaattgatgattttataattacaaATATTGATACATATCATTTTTCAGAGTCAATTGATCAAGTTAATCAACTTAGAAATGTTAATATTTCATTCACATTTAATCaaactttaatttcaaattcaattaaaaaaaatacgttccctattgtttatttttcaaGTGCACATTTTACAGaaccaataattaaatcaattagtaaatttaataatatttcgaATGAGTATTTTGTAAATGTTGAAATCCCATTAAACTTTTCATATCCACATAAAATTGGTATTTCAATTTATggaataattaataatgctGGCTTTTTCAATGGTTATTCATCTCAACAAATGTTAGATTCAACATTTTATCAACATGAAATTGAACCATATAATAATCCAATAAATGTAAACCCAAATCTTTATAAAGCAATTCTAACAAATAGGAattctaaatttataatcattGGTAGAGGGTTTAAgaaaaatctaattttatcaattaatattaaacttGAATCAACGAGTCATCCATTTACAAATTTCACAATTATATCAACTACTTCAATTGAACTTTTAGTAaatccaaatttatttactcatttatcaatttctttaagTGCAACAGTTGTTGGTGGAAAAGAAACTAATGAGATTGTAATAATTCCAATAATACCGACCCCAATTCAACCACCAATTccatcattatcaccaataCCAACCAGTCAACCACAAAAATGTCAAGGTAATCCAGAATGTGGTGGACCAACCAATGGATATTGTAAAATTGGTGTTGGATGTTTATGTTATTCACCATTTATTGGTATAGATTGTActtcaaaaattataattgtaaCCCCACCAATTGTAAATCCATCAAAACCAGAAACAACAATTGATGTACCAacacaatcaaataatactactggtaataataatgttaaatcaataatttcaattgtagCATTACGAGAATTAAATTCAGTAACTGGTGAAGAAGttaaaattcattattttgaaaaatggaTTTATACAAATGTTTCAGAAACAATATCACATTATCAAagtaatattacaaataatggtggtggtagcaTGGTGACAAATGTAAAAGCTATATTACAATGGTTTAAAAATGATGAGAATATTACATTTGCAAatcaagaattaataatgcaTTCATCAACAATGAAATATACAATTGAGTTATCTCCATACACTTTTTCAAatccattaaataatttacaaattgtaATGTCTGCTCAAATTCAGTCAAGTAAAGAAAACACGTGTTCAGATAAAGAATTTGGTAATACTGttattgataattcaaattacattaaattaaaagttgataaaaatagtttCTACGGTAGATACATTAAAAGAGGTATAATTGATGATAGAGTAGTATCAATAACAAATGAAGTTTtagattcaaattttaatataaaagataatgaaaatagtgTACAATCATTCATTGGtatttcaattggtaattttaaaaaatcagtCATTATCGATCCAGATTTCTCAATATTATTAGAACAAAATTCAGCAACTTCAATTTGTAAACAacaatcatcaaataaaagTTTAACAAAATCTCAATTAATTGGCATTATCATTGGTTCAGTTGCAAtgtttattgtaattttaataataattggaaaattaatttattcatcTTCAAAATgtttaccaattaaaattttagtttataaaatatttagaaataaaaaacattaa
- the vti1A gene encoding v-SNARE family protein gives MDVFERTEQNFQHVCNSITRRIKQLPNYGGEKKKIAVREVENDIDEALKFISEMEKLAQNHPQRIKLQTKTKQYHSDIQKYKREVQLAQLQSSNQTNSNPWSNAPDDYQSQYDNQRQHLLQGSNMLDSTSDRLLRTHQISAQSEQIGQNILMDLGKQGEQIRGMRDKLHETDDQIKSARKIMTGIARRLATNKVILSIIILLLMGIIALIICLKWLR, from the exons atggaTGTATTTGAAAGAACCGAACAAAATTTTCAGCATGTATGCAACTCAATCACAAGAAGAATAAAACAGTTACCAAATTATGGAggtgaaaagaaaaagatcgCCGTTAGAGAagttgaaaatgatattgatgaagctttaaaattt atttCAGAAATGGAAAAATTAGCACAAAACCATCCACAAAGAATAAAGTTACAAactaaaacaaaacaatatcATTCTGAtattcaaaaatataaaagagaAGTTCAATTAGCACAGTTACAATCTTCAAATCAAACAAATAGTAATCCATGGTCAAATGCACCTGATGATTACCAA tcACAATATGATAATCAAAGACAACATTTACTTCAAGGTAGTAATATGTTAGATTCAACATCTGATAGATTATTAAGAACACATCAAATTTCAGCACAAAGTGAACAAATTGgacaaaatattttaatggaTTTAGGTAAACAAGGTGAACAAATTAGAGGTATGAGGGATAAATTACATGAAACTGATGATCAAATTAAATCAGCTAGAAAAATTATGACTGGAATTGCCAGAAGGTTAGCAACAAACAAAgttattttatcaattatcatTCTTTTATTAATGGGTATCATTGCTTTAATCATTTGTCTTAAATGGTTAAGATAA